In Triticum aestivum cultivar Chinese Spring chromosome 5B, IWGSC CS RefSeq v2.1, whole genome shotgun sequence, the following proteins share a genomic window:
- the LOC123117729 gene encoding uncharacterized protein, producing MCRGAVDDVGPRRLEVRAFYLRLSSSSTPTSAPPAELTLVYRPAMGGAALELGGRALPPACPAEVTLLRMRGNDDVHVPAYASADRVSAPEGARFEVYAAGKKELAAEGAFARRNGGWLVECRRPVASRSRVAEVLVVAEGGVVVRARARTLAARTIGCATRLEGIPEEEAGPCDCGACGDEWEMVGHSDDEFKEHEEEVEAEAMRWALEMGAWAVCVGVGLLATARRFSPRRPALR from the coding sequence ATGTGCAGaggggcggtggacgacgtcggCCCGCGGCGGCTCGAGGTGCGGGCGTTCTACCTCCGCCTGTCCTCGTCATCCACGCCCACGTCGGCGCCGCCAGCGGAGCTCACGCTCGTATACCGCCCGGCCATGGGCGGCGCAGCGCTGGAGCTGGGCGGCCGCGCGCTCCCGCCGGCGTGCCCCGCCGAGGTCACCCTCCTGCGCATGCGCGGCAACGACGATGTGCATGTGCCGGCGTACGCGAGCGCGGACCGCGTCTCGGCTCCCGAGGGCGCGCGGTTCGAGGTGTACGCCGCCGGGAAGAAGGAGCTCGCGGCGGAGGGCGCCTTCGCGCGGCGCAATGGCGGGTGGCTCGTCGAGTGCCGCCGCCCGGTCGCGTCGCGctcgcgggtggcggaggtgctggTCGTCGCGGAGGGCGGCGTGGTCGTAAGAGCCAGGGCAAGGACGTTGGCGGCGAGGACGATTGGGTGCGCCACGCGGCTCGAGGGGataccggaggaggaggcgggcccgTGCGACTGCGGGGCATGCGGAGACGAGTGGGAGATGGTCGGCCACAGCGACGACGAGTTCAAGGAgcacgaggaggaggtggaggcggaagCGATGCGGTGGGCGCTGGAGATGGGCGCCTGGGCCGTGTGCGTCGGGGTCGGGCTGCTCGCCACCGCccgccggttcagcccgaggcgGCCCGCGCTACGGTGA